A genome region from Blautia coccoides includes the following:
- a CDS encoding LacI family DNA-binding transcriptional regulator — MSEGRSITRKDIAREAGVSISVVSRALNNSGYVEKEKKKRIIDIANQYGYIPNPIAMALQQKKTHQLLFFCGDLTGTYYNQMYHGMARAAEKIYYTKLPKSETSIRVVPMAEHTEECLLELKKRYIQANRMCEQVLCNKMQKVPTKSNIYDVWEKLLNFSGIEYAKVHKLRKTFATITISEGVAISDVSQVLGHRDTGITLSAYYKATGSGSDAVRRTLNTVYGSKIS; from the coding sequence ATGTCTGAAGGAAGAAGTATTACAAGAAAAGATATTGCCAGAGAGGCCGGGGTGTCGATTTCTGTGGTCTCCCGTGCACTTAACAACAGCGGTTATGTGGAGAAAGAGAAGAAAAAGAGAATTATTGACATTGCCAACCAGTATGGATATATTCCCAATCCGATTGCCATGGCACTGCAGCAGAAAAAAACTCACCAACTGCTCTTTTTCTGCGGAGATTTGACTGGAACCTATTATAACCAGATGTATCACGGCATGGCCAGAGCAGCGGAAAAAATTTACTATACAAAGCTCCCAAAATCCGAGACATCTATCCGCGTAGTTCCAATGGCTGAACATACCGAGGAATGCCTTCTTGAATTGAAGAAACGGTATATACAGGCGAATCGTATGTGTGAGCAGGTCTTGTGCAATAAAATGCAGAAAGTGCCTACAAAATCCAATATCTATGATGTCTGGGAAAAACTATTGAACTTTTCAGGAATTGAATATGCAAAGGTACACAAACTGCGTAAAACGTTTGCGACAATCACCATATCAGAGGGAGTTGCGATCAGTGATGTCTCCCAGGTTCTGGGTCACAGAGATACAGGGATCACCCTTTCAGCGTACTATAAAGCAACGGGCTCCGGCAGCGACGCTGTCCGGAGAACACTGAATACGGTATATGGTTCAAAAATCTCCTGA